A genomic stretch from Carassius auratus strain Wakin chromosome 35, ASM336829v1, whole genome shotgun sequence includes:
- the LOC113054876 gene encoding C3a anaphylatoxin chemotactic receptor-like yields MEEYYFILENPMRVISLVFFYLTLILGVPGNAFVVYVAGLKMKRTVNTVGFLNLAIADLLCCLLTIYYLIGSKFDDYWPYGSTSCKIFHFVLHITMFASVFTLNLISLDRFTLVITPVWAQNHRSLFIARLSCAAAWILALIISLPFTMSREIYTENNETYCVHHQADEEHSERRYRRLSIIRFVFGFLIPLICITTCYGFIARKLGRRHFHSGRAFRIMLAVIVAFFLCWLPYHIVDLIIMYGDQASSLVGYAVDPLAVSLAYFNSCLNPILYVFMGRSNVKLSLRRVFERAFSEEGTQMTQTTQSQSQQSHSL; encoded by the coding sequence ATGGAggaatattatttcattttggaAAATCCGATGAGAGTGATTTCTCTGGTCTTCTTCTACCTGACCTTGATCCTCGGTGTTCCTGGAAATGCCTTTGTCGTGTATGTTGCTGGATTGAAGATGAAGAGGACTGTTAATACAGTAGGGTTTCTGAATCTAGCGATTGCTGACCTCTTGTGCTGCCTTCTCACTATTTACTATCTGATCGGGAGCAAATTTGATGATTATTGGCCGTACGGATCCACATCGTGCAAGATTTTCCACTTCGTTCTGCACATCACCATGTTTGCTAGCGTTTTCACCTTGAACTTGATTAGTCTGGATCGGTTTACTCTGGTGATCACACCGGTTTGGGCTCAGAATCATCGCAGCTTGTTCATCGCACGACTGTCCTGTGCAGCGGCCTGGATTCTGGCTTTAATTATCAGTCTGCCTTTTACGATGTCAAGAGAGATTTACacagaaaataatgaaacataCTGTGTGCATCATCAAGCTGATGAAGAGCATTCTGAAAGAAGGTATAGAAGGTTAAGCATCATCAGATTTGTGTTTGGCTTTTTGATTCCTCTCATATGCATCACAACATGCTACGGATTCATCGCACGCAAGTTAGGCAGGAGACATTTTCACTCTGGACGAGCGTTTCGCATCATGCTGGCTGTAATTGTGGCCTTTTTTCTGTGCTGGCTGCCGTATCACATAGTGGATTTGATAATAATGTACGGAGATCAAGCAAGTTCTTTAGTAGGTTATGCAGTGGATCCACTGGCTGTATCTTTGGCGTATTTCAACAGCTGTCTGAACCCCAttctgtatgttttcatgggGCGGAGCAATGTTAAACTTTCTCTAAGACGTGTTTTTGAAAGAGCTTTCTCTGAGGAGGGAACACAAATGACTCAAACCACCCAGTCCCAGTCACAGCAAAGCCACTCACTGTAG
- the LOC113054877 gene encoding C3a anaphylatoxin chemotactic receptor-like — MEDYYNILEYPMRVISLVFFSLTLILGVPGNAFVVYVAGLKMKRTVNTVGFLSLAISDLLCCLLTIYYLIGSKFDDYWPYGSTSCKIFHFVLHITMFASVFTLNLISLDRFALVITPVWAHNHRSLFIARLSCAAAWILALIISLPFMMSREIYTENNETYCVHYQADIVHLKIYRRLSIIRFVFGFLVPLMCITTSYGFIARKLGRRHFNSGRAFRIMLAVILAFFLCWLPYHIVDLIIIYREKSSSLVAFAVDPLAVALAYFNSCLNPILYVFMGQDFKSNVKLSLRRVFERVFSEEGTQMTQTTQSQSQQTHSL; from the coding sequence ATGGAggattattataacattttggaATATCCGATGAGAGTGATTTCTCTGGTCTTCTTCTCCCTGACCTTGATCCTCGGTGTTCCTGGAAATGCCTTTGTCGTGTATGTTGCTGGATTGAAGATGAAGAGGACTGTTAATACAGTAGGATTTCTCAGTCTGGCGATTTCTGACCTCTTGTGCTGCCTTCTCACTATTTACTATCTGATCGGGAGCAAATTTGATGATTATTGGCCGTACGGATCCACATCGTGCAAGATTTTCCACTTCGTTCTGCACATCACCATGTTTGCCAGCGTTTTCACCTTGAACTTGATTAGTCTGGATCGGTTTGCTCTGGTGATCACACCGGTTTGGGCTCACAATCATCGCAGCTTGTTCATCGCACGACTGTCCTGTGCAGCGGCCTGGATTCTGGCTTTAATTATCAGTCTGCCTTTTATGATGTCAAGAGAGATTTACacagaaaataatgaaacataCTGTGTGCATTATCAAGCTGATATTGTCCATTTGAAAATCTATAGAAGGTTAAGCATCATCAGATTTGTGTTTGGCTTTTTGGTTCCTCTCATGTGCATCACAACAAGCTACGGATTCATCGCACGCAAGTTAGGCAGGAGACATTTTAACTCTGGACGAGCATTTCGCATCATGCTGGCTGTTATTTTGGCATTTTTTCTTTGCTGGCTGCCGTATCATATAGTGGATTTGATAATAATATACAGAGAGAAATCAAGTTCCTTGGTTGCTTTTGCAGTGGATCCGTTGGCCGTAGCTTTGGCGTATTTCAACAGCTGTCTGAACCCCAttctgtatgttttcatgggGCAGGATTTTAAGAGCAATGTTAAACTTTCTCTAAGACGTGTTTTTGAAAGAGTTTTCTCTGAGGAGGGAACACAAATGACACAAACCACCCAGTCCCAGTCACAGCAAACCCACTCACTATAG